Proteins encoded in a region of the Acipenser ruthenus chromosome 11, fAciRut3.2 maternal haplotype, whole genome shotgun sequence genome:
- the LOC117428528 gene encoding vacuolar protein sorting-associated protein 29 isoform X1, protein MAGHRLVLVLGDLHIPHRCNALPAKFKKLLVPGKIQHILCTGNLCTKESYDYLKTLAGDVHIVRGDFDENLNYPEQKVVTVGQFKIGLIHGHQVIPWGDLASLALLQRQLDVDILISGHTHKFEAFENENKFYINPGSATGAYSALESNIIPSFVLMDIQASTVVTYVYQLIGDDVKVERIEYKKL, encoded by the exons ATG GCTGGCCACAGA TTGGTACTGGTGCTTGGAGACCTTCACATCCCCCATCGATGCAACGCTCTGCCAGCCAAGTTCAAGAAGCTGCTGGTCCCGGGGAAGATCCAGCACATCCTCTGCACCGGTAACCTCTGCACCAAGGAGAGCTACGACTATCTCAAGACGCTGGCCGGGGACGTCCACATTGTCAGAGGAGACTTTGACGAG AACTTGAACTACCCAGAGCAGAAGGTGGTGACGGTGGGCCAGTTTAAGATCGGCCTGATTCACGGGCACCAGGTCATTCCCTGGGGAGACCTGGCCAGCCTGGCTCTATTACAGAGGCAGCTGGATGTGGACATTCTCATTTCCGGACACACCCACAAATTCGAGGCCTTTGAAAACGAGAACAAATTCTACATCAACCCAGGATCTGCCACAGGGGCTTACAGTGCGCTGGAAAG CAACATCATCCCGTCGTTTGTATTGATGGATATCCAGGCGTCGACCGTTGTAACGTATGTGTACCAGCTCATTGGGGACGATGTCAAAGTGGAAAGAATCGAGTACAAGAAGCTGTAA
- the LOC117428528 gene encoding vacuolar protein sorting-associated protein 29 isoform X2 encodes MLVLVLGDLHIPHRCNALPAKFKKLLVPGKIQHILCTGNLCTKESYDYLKTLAGDVHIVRGDFDENLNYPEQKVVTVGQFKIGLIHGHQVIPWGDLASLALLQRQLDVDILISGHTHKFEAFENENKFYINPGSATGAYSALESNIIPSFVLMDIQASTVVTYVYQLIGDDVKVERIEYKKL; translated from the exons ATG TTGGTACTGGTGCTTGGAGACCTTCACATCCCCCATCGATGCAACGCTCTGCCAGCCAAGTTCAAGAAGCTGCTGGTCCCGGGGAAGATCCAGCACATCCTCTGCACCGGTAACCTCTGCACCAAGGAGAGCTACGACTATCTCAAGACGCTGGCCGGGGACGTCCACATTGTCAGAGGAGACTTTGACGAG AACTTGAACTACCCAGAGCAGAAGGTGGTGACGGTGGGCCAGTTTAAGATCGGCCTGATTCACGGGCACCAGGTCATTCCCTGGGGAGACCTGGCCAGCCTGGCTCTATTACAGAGGCAGCTGGATGTGGACATTCTCATTTCCGGACACACCCACAAATTCGAGGCCTTTGAAAACGAGAACAAATTCTACATCAACCCAGGATCTGCCACAGGGGCTTACAGTGCGCTGGAAAG CAACATCATCCCGTCGTTTGTATTGATGGATATCCAGGCGTCGACCGTTGTAACGTATGTGTACCAGCTCATTGGGGACGATGTCAAAGTGGAAAGAATCGAGTACAAGAAGCTGTAA
- the LOC117427055 gene encoding cell cycle checkpoint control protein RAD9A-like, with product MKCVLAGSNVKAFGEAIHSLSRVGEDLWLDPLEKGLAVRSVNSSRSAYACFLFSPLFFQHYSKVTTQQPRDQGDVEPVLKCKLTMKSVLPIFRCLATIERNVERCKICINFRDSHVVFQFSCRHGITKTHNLRFQECESLQAVFPRNMCPNALKAQARLLGDVVMHFPVWQEEITLAVTPVKVSFRNYFEEETDLTKMMHTEICLNPDEFDYFQVGVDSEITFCLKELRGLLSFAESTGLAVSIHFGTSGKERMNPFGCVEMCVESYNRTGTSVRQTIGFSIDDMVLEANFVLATLIDTESQAASLRSTPTQRSLAVMTQPPVPLAGEMELAELARTGHEGSIPELPQAELVISSQGSAIFNGKAARENVIACQWSEYGVGVHMDQIQEEAVGVVPATIGHNKFHSLLFGAVSSQQRGENALVVPSLVCASDNEEEMEEGEKITGQDSLTF from the exons ATGAAATGTGTACTAGCTGGAAGCAATGTAAAAG CATTTGGGGAAGCTATCCATTCTCTTTCTCGGGTCGGAGAGGATCTATGGCTTGACCCGTTGGAAAAAGGA cTTGCGGTGAGGTCAGTGAATTCCTCCAGGTCTGCATATGCCTGCTTCCTGTTCTCTCCGCTGTTCTTTCAGCACTACAGCAAGGTGACAACCCAGCAGCCCCGGGACCAGGGAGATGTGGAGCCAGTGCTCAAGTGTAAGTTGACAATGAAG TCAGTTCTGCCTATCTTCAGGTGCCTGGCAACTATTGAAAGAAACGTAGAAAGATGCAAAATATGTATTAACTTCAGGGATAGCCATGTGGTTTTCCAGTTCTCCTGCAGACATG GAATTACCAAAACTCATAACCTGAGGTTTCAGGAATGCGAGTCCCTTCAAGCGGTGTTTCCCAGAAACATGTGCCCCAATGCGCTGAAAGCACAGGCAAG ACTTCTAGGGGATGTAGTAATGCACTTTCCAGTGTGGCAGGAGGAAATCACCCTTGCAGTGACTCCAGTAAAAGTCAGCTTCAGGAATTACTTTGAGGAAGAAACAG ACTTAACCAAGATGATGCACACAGAAATTTGTCTGAACCCAGATGAATTTGACTACTTCCAAGTCGGAGTGGATTCAGAAATAACCTTCTGCCTGAAGGAGCTGAGG GGTTTGCTGTCCTTCGCAGAGTCCACTGGCCTGGCTGTATCCATCCACTTTGGAACATCAGGAAA GGAGAGGATGAACCCC TTTGGGTGTGTGGAAATGTGTGTGGAAAGTTACAACAGAACTGGAACAAGTGTGCGGCAAACTATAG gtttcagTATTGATGACATGGTTCTGGAGGCTAACTTTGTACTGGCCACGCTGATTGATACAGAGAGCCAAGCAGCGTCTCTGAGAAGCACGCCCACACAGAG GTCTCTCGCTGTCATGACTCAGCCCCCTGTGCCCCTCGCTGGTGAAATGGAGCTGGCTGAACTGGCACGCACAGGGCACGAGGGCAGCATCCCTGAGTTGCCTCAAGCAGAGCTGGTAATCTCAAGCCAGGGCAGTGCTATTTTCAATGGGAAAGCCGCAAGGGAAAACGTAATCGCCTGTCAGTGGTCTGAGTATGGTGTTGGAGTGCACATGGATCAGATACAGGAGGAGGCTGTGGGGGTGGTACCGGCTACAATAGGTCATAACAAG TTCCACTCACTGCTGTTCGGCGCGGTCTCCTCCCAGCAGCGTGGAGAGAATGCCCTGGTGGTGCCCAGCCTGGTGTGTGCCAGTGACAACGAGGAGGAGATGGAAGAAGGAGAGAAGATCACCGGCCAGGACTCCCTGACTTTCTAA